One window from the genome of Corynebacterium sp. SCR221107 encodes:
- a CDS encoding RNA polymerase sigma factor gives MRRGEHIEAHDAHVTDLALRAGRGDRAALTEFIKATQNDVWRLLAHLGGADIADDLTQETYLRVIGALPRFAARSSARTWLLSLARRVWVDNIRHDMARPRKAAAEIESMDAPAESTWSEWVDMRILIDQLPAERREALILTQVLGYSYEEAAKIADVRIGTIRSRVARARADILEASRARSADDATAAS, from the coding sequence ATGAGAAGAGGCGAGCACATCGAGGCGCATGACGCACACGTCACCGACCTCGCCCTGCGCGCCGGTCGCGGCGATCGCGCCGCACTGACCGAATTCATCAAGGCCACCCAGAACGACGTCTGGCGCCTGCTCGCCCACCTGGGCGGCGCCGATATTGCCGATGACCTCACTCAGGAGACCTACCTGCGCGTCATCGGGGCACTGCCCCGCTTTGCCGCCCGCTCCTCGGCGCGCACCTGGCTGCTTTCGCTTGCCCGTCGCGTGTGGGTGGACAACATCCGCCACGACATGGCCCGCCCGCGCAAGGCGGCGGCCGAGATCGAGTCGATGGACGCCCCCGCTGAGAGCACGTGGTCAGAGTGGGTTGACATGCGCATCTTGATCGACCAGCTGCCCGCCGAGCGCCGCGAGGCCCTCATCCTCACCCAGGTGCTGGGCTACTCCTACGAAGAAGCCGCCAAGATCGCCGACGTCCGTATCGGCACGATCCGCTCCCGCGTTGCCCGCGCCCGTGCGGACATCCTCGAGGCCTCCCGCGCCCGCAGCGCCGACGACGCAACAGCCGCTTCCTAA
- a CDS encoding catalase, with protein sequence MTSSADRILANGEVPAPTGGTTRHNGAPVASENISITAGPQGPNVLNDIHLIEKLAHFNRERVPERNPHAKGHGAFGELHITNDVSQYTKAKLFQPGTVTPMAVRFSTVAGEQGSPDTWRDVHGFAVRFYTEDGNYDIVGNNTPTFFLRDGMKFPDFIHSQKRVGPSGLRSADAQWDFWTRTPESAHQVTYLMGDRGTPKTSRHQDGFGSHTFQWINEEGTPVWIKYHFKTRQGWETFTDAEAQEMAGKNADYQRQDLYDAIERGDFPIWDVKVQIMPFEDAETYKWNPFDLTKTWSQKDYPLVDVGYFVLNRNPRNFFAQIEQLALDPSNIVPGVGLSPDRMLMARVFAYADAQRYRIGPNYTQLPVNQPIHPVNTYSHQGPMAYQFNPADAPVYSPNRFEKDAGYLDDGETSSSGVSYGQAADLYVNPDPHGTDLVRAAYVKHAEDDDFVQAGILYREVMDDGAKARLVDNITNAMAGISEGVEARVYEYWTNVDPELGARVREEFAKKK encoded by the coding sequence ATGACTTCCTCGGCCGATCGGATCCTTGCTAACGGCGAGGTTCCAGCCCCCACCGGCGGCACCACCCGACACAACGGCGCCCCCGTTGCCAGCGAGAACATTTCAATCACCGCAGGTCCGCAGGGTCCTAACGTCCTCAATGACATCCATCTGATTGAGAAGCTGGCCCACTTCAACCGTGAGCGCGTGCCGGAGCGCAACCCACACGCAAAGGGCCACGGAGCCTTCGGCGAGCTGCACATCACCAACGATGTTTCCCAGTACACCAAGGCTAAGCTGTTCCAGCCGGGTACCGTCACCCCGATGGCCGTGCGTTTTTCTACCGTGGCAGGAGAGCAGGGTTCCCCGGATACCTGGCGTGACGTTCACGGATTCGCCGTTCGTTTCTACACAGAGGATGGCAACTACGACATCGTCGGTAACAACACCCCCACCTTCTTCCTGCGCGATGGTATGAAGTTCCCGGACTTTATTCACTCACAGAAGCGTGTCGGCCCCTCCGGACTGCGCTCGGCTGATGCTCAGTGGGATTTCTGGACCCGCACCCCGGAGTCCGCACACCAGGTGACCTACCTGATGGGTGACCGCGGTACCCCTAAGACCTCCCGTCATCAGGACGGCTTCGGCTCCCACACCTTCCAGTGGATCAACGAGGAAGGCACCCCGGTGTGGATCAAGTACCACTTCAAGACCCGCCAGGGATGGGAGACCTTCACCGACGCCGAGGCCCAGGAGATGGCTGGCAAGAACGCTGACTACCAGCGCCAGGATCTTTACGACGCCATCGAGCGTGGCGACTTCCCGATCTGGGATGTCAAGGTGCAGATCATGCCTTTCGAGGATGCTGAGACCTACAAGTGGAACCCGTTCGATCTGACCAAGACCTGGTCGCAGAAGGACTACCCGCTGGTTGACGTCGGATACTTCGTCCTCAACCGCAACCCGCGCAACTTCTTCGCCCAGATCGAGCAGCTCGCGCTCGACCCATCCAACATCGTCCCAGGTGTTGGCCTGAGCCCCGACCGCATGCTGATGGCGCGCGTGTTCGCCTACGCCGACGCACAGCGTTACCGTATCGGACCGAACTACACCCAGCTGCCGGTCAACCAGCCGATCCACCCGGTCAACACCTACTCGCACCAGGGTCCGATGGCCTACCAGTTCAACCCGGCCGACGCCCCGGTCTACAGCCCGAACCGCTTCGAGAAGGACGCGGGTTACCTGGATGACGGCGAGACCTCTTCCTCCGGCGTGAGCTACGGCCAGGCAGCAGACCTGTACGTCAACCCGGATCCGCACGGAACCGACCTCGTGCGCGCGGCCTATGTCAAGCACGCAGAGGATGATGACTTTGTGCAGGCTGGCATCCTCTATCGCGAGGTGATGGATGACGGTGCGAAGGCTCGTTTGGTAGACAACATCACCAACGCTATGGCCGGCATCTCCGAGGGCGTTGAGGCTCGCGTCTACGAGTACTGGACCAACGTCGATCCTGAGCTTGGTGCTCGCGTGCGCGAAGAGTTCGCCAAGAAGAAGTAA